One genomic segment of Sphaerodactylus townsendi isolate TG3544 linkage group LG07, MPM_Stown_v2.3, whole genome shotgun sequence includes these proteins:
- the LOC125437036 gene encoding LOW QUALITY PROTEIN: 2-hydroxyacyl-CoA lyase 2-like (The sequence of the model RefSeq protein was modified relative to this genomic sequence to represent the inferred CDS: inserted 2 bases in 1 codon) produces MDPAVSAIALALGGPLLWLLVLSGMLTFVASHKLGLTYQLWHQVDTQSPRHGGESVVEVLKAHGVRHVFTLVGGHISPILVACEKMGICVVDTRHETTAVFAADAVARLSGTVGVAAVTAGPGVTNTVTAMKNAQMAESPVLLIGGAAXKGREALQDIDELSLFKPLCKFCATVKTVREIVPVLRKAIAVAQSDTLGPVFVEFPLDVLYPYHLVKREQLKAQAAKGLVGNMVNLYLCHYVANLFAGAWEPRDRSPLPVRVPRATKGQVQQCVELISRAKKPLLLLGSQVTSPPTPVEVLRAALEHMKEERQPSNRKQRATSVHRY; encoded by the exons ATGGATCCCGCTGTTTCTGCCATCGCTTTGGCCCTGGGCGGCCCCTTGCTCTGGCTCTTAGTGCTGTCAGGGATGCTGACTTTCGTGGCCTCTCACAAACTAGGATTAACCTACCAGCTTTGGCATCAGGTGGACACCCAGAGCCCTCGGCATGGCGGGGAGAGTGTGGTGGAAGTGCTGAAAGCCCACGGTGTGCGTCACGTCTTCACCCTGGTGGGAGGACACATATCACCTATTCTGGTGGCTTGTGAGAAGATGGGCATTTGTGTGGTGGACACAAGGCATGAAACGACAGCTGTGTTTGCAGCCGATGCAGTGGCTCGACTCTCAGGGACAGTGGGAGTTGCTGCAGTGACCGCAGGACCAGGAGTGACAAACACCGTGACGGCAATGAAGAATGCGCAGATGGCAGAGTCCCCCGTGCTGTTGATCGGAGGGGCTGC GAAGGGGCGAGAGGCTCTCCAGGACATTGACGAGCTGTCGCTCTTCAAGCCCCTCTGCAAATTCTGTGCCACGGTGAAGACTGTGCGGGAGATCGTCCCTGTGCTGCGGAAGGCCATTGCCGTTGCCCAGAGTGATACACTAGGTCCTGTGTTTGTGGAGTTCCCTTTGGATGTGCTGTATCCCTATCATCTGGTCAAGAGAGAGCAGTTGAAAGCTCAGGCTGCGAAGGGCCTGGTGGGAAACATGGTCAACTTGTATCTGTGCCACTATGTAGCGAACCTGTTTGCTGGGGCGTGGGAGCCGAGGGACCGTTCACCACTGCCAGTGAGGGTGCCGCGTGCCACCAAGGGTCAGGTCCAGCAGTGTGTGGAGCTCATCAGCCGAGCCAAGAAACCGCTCCTCCTTCTTGGTAGCCAAGTGACATCACCTCCGACGCCCGTAGAGGTACTCAGAGCTGCGTTAGAGCACATGAAGGAGGAAAGACAGCCAAGTAACAGGAAGCAGAGGGCTACTTCTGTGCACCGGTACTGA